A part of Sulfurifustis variabilis genomic DNA contains:
- a CDS encoding D-alanine--D-alanine ligase family protein: MKKLRVLMLVHYTLVPPDDLKARNDPRIAKYRTEFDVKQALLALGHEVQVVGVYDDLAPIRKTVEEWKPHIAFNLLEDFAGNSALDYYVVSYLEMLNLPYTGCNPRGLLLGRDKGLSKKLLSYHRIAVPEFMEFPPNRKLGRLPRLPFPMIVKSAIEEGSVGIAQASYVENEAQLKERVHLLHQRTRGAVIAEQYIDGRELYVTVLGNARLEVLPIRELVFDKVADGPRMATYKVKWDDEYRARWGIGYQFARNLPNGMTERIARLCKRAYRILDLTGYARFDLRLTAEDRIYIIEANPNPAIATDDECAESAIRAGMTYEQLIQRILGLGLASQRLAEPE; this comes from the coding sequence ATGAAAAAGCTGCGCGTGCTGATGCTGGTGCACTACACGCTGGTGCCGCCGGACGATCTCAAGGCCCGCAACGATCCCCGCATCGCCAAGTACCGCACCGAGTTCGACGTGAAGCAGGCGCTGCTCGCGCTCGGGCACGAGGTGCAGGTGGTCGGCGTGTATGACGATCTCGCGCCGATCCGCAAGACGGTCGAGGAGTGGAAGCCGCACATCGCCTTCAACCTGCTGGAGGACTTCGCCGGCAACAGCGCGCTCGATTACTACGTCGTGAGCTACCTCGAGATGCTCAACCTGCCCTATACCGGCTGCAACCCGCGCGGGCTTCTGCTCGGTCGCGACAAGGGGCTCTCGAAGAAGCTGCTGTCCTACCACCGGATCGCGGTGCCGGAATTCATGGAGTTCCCGCCGAACCGCAAGCTCGGCCGACTGCCGCGGCTGCCCTTCCCCATGATCGTCAAATCGGCGATCGAGGAAGGGTCGGTCGGGATCGCGCAGGCCTCCTACGTCGAGAACGAGGCGCAGCTCAAGGAGCGGGTGCACCTGCTGCACCAGCGCACGCGCGGCGCGGTGATCGCCGAACAGTACATCGACGGGCGGGAGCTTTACGTCACCGTCCTCGGCAACGCGCGTCTCGAGGTGCTGCCCATCCGCGAGCTCGTGTTCGACAAGGTCGCCGACGGGCCGCGCATGGCGACGTATAAGGTGAAGTGGGACGACGAGTACCGTGCCCGATGGGGTATCGGCTACCAGTTCGCGCGGAACCTGCCGAACGGCATGACCGAACGCATCGCCCGGCTCTGCAAGCGCGCCTACCGGATCCTCGACCTGACCGGCTATGCGCGGTTCGACCTCCGGCTCACCGCCGAAGACCGCATCTACATCATCGAGGCCAACCCGAACCCGGCGATCGCGACCGACGACGAGTGCGCCGAGTCCGCCATCCGGGCCGGGATGACGTACGAACAGCTCATCCAGCGCATCCTCGGCCTGGGTCTCGCCAGTCAGCGGCTCGCCGAGCCGGAATGA
- a CDS encoding putative zinc-binding metallopeptidase: protein MIRRAPRRWYDLPTEKLFDLRIADLPLKIEGTELAGHIRALYRELKRREFEFFRPHFWLSDEWFSPDGVPGIAIPFYLAHPRLKRLEREQMVAIDGGSRAECLMLLRHEAGHALLNAYQLNRRRDWQRHFGRSSIKYPDTYLPRPYSKRYVIHLENWYAQAHPHEDWAETFAVWLKPGSDWRRRYKGWPALKKLEYVDRLMREIRGRRPRLRNRNEILPLRSLTMTLRAYYADKQKRYGRDQPEFLDRDLRRLFSDAEEHRHKEAASHYLRRHRREILDVVTRWTSEYHYRINEVLKAMIERCDALRLRVPREESEMRPEVSACLTTIVMNKLHTGGFRVSL from the coding sequence GTGATCCGCCGCGCTCCCCGCCGGTGGTACGACCTGCCGACCGAAAAGCTCTTCGACCTCCGCATCGCCGATCTGCCGCTCAAGATCGAAGGCACCGAGCTCGCCGGCCACATCCGCGCGCTCTACCGCGAGCTCAAGCGCCGCGAGTTCGAGTTCTTCCGGCCGCACTTCTGGCTGTCCGACGAATGGTTCAGCCCCGACGGCGTCCCGGGCATCGCCATTCCGTTCTACCTCGCGCATCCGCGCCTGAAACGCCTCGAGCGCGAGCAGATGGTGGCGATCGACGGCGGCAGCCGAGCCGAATGCCTGATGCTCCTGCGACACGAGGCCGGGCACGCGCTGCTCAACGCCTACCAGCTGAACCGCCGGCGCGACTGGCAGCGCCACTTCGGCAGGTCGAGCATCAAGTACCCCGACACCTATCTGCCGCGTCCGTACAGCAAGCGCTACGTGATCCATTTGGAGAACTGGTACGCACAGGCGCACCCGCACGAGGACTGGGCGGAGACGTTCGCCGTGTGGCTCAAGCCCGGCTCCGACTGGCGCCGACGCTACAAGGGCTGGCCCGCGCTCAAGAAGCTCGAGTACGTCGACCGCCTGATGCGCGAGATCCGCGGCCGGCGTCCGCGCCTGCGCAACCGCAACGAGATCCTGCCGCTGCGCTCACTCACGATGACGCTCCGCGCGTACTACGCGGACAAGCAAAAGCGCTACGGACGCGATCAGCCGGAATTTCTCGACCGGGATCTCCGGCGCCTCTTCTCCGACGCCGAAGAGCACAGGCACAAGGAGGCCGCGTCGCACTACCTGCGGCGGCACCGCCGCGAGATCCTGGACGTGGTCACGCGCTGGACCTCCGAATACCATTACCGCATCAACGAGGTGCTCAAGGCCATGATCGAGCGCTGCGACGCGCTGAGGCTGCGCGTGCCGCGGGAGGAGAGCGAGATGCGGCCGGAAGTCTCGGCCTGCCTCACCACCATCGTCATGAACAAGCTGCACACGGGGGGCTTCCGGGTCTCGTTATGA
- a CDS encoding TraB/GumN family protein produces the protein MRARPKSPHPLLIVLTLIAGWIAFPALADSAPAVAAHDDGSRYTRGLLWRIESPGRPPSHLFGTIHSSDPRVVSLPAPVKQAFDRSGSFTMEMVTDGSALVAMAETMFLGEGQTLRQITGDALYGEIREALAARGLPEQGLEKQKPWVVLMTLSAPPNRGGMFLDLSLQLQATLAGKPVHGLESMQEQLAVFDELATEDQVTLLRETVKAQREAEAQLEALTRAWLARDLGQLMATVEKYRPEDARLYNTLMQRLLDDRNRRMAERMEARLAEGNAFIAVGAAHLPGPDGLLALLARRGYRLTAVY, from the coding sequence ATGCGCGCCAGACCGAAATCGCCCCACCCGCTGCTGATCGTCCTGACCCTGATCGCCGGGTGGATCGCTTTTCCCGCTCTTGCGGACAGCGCGCCCGCCGTGGCGGCGCACGACGACGGGAGCCGATACACGCGCGGCCTCCTCTGGCGCATCGAATCGCCAGGGCGACCGCCGAGCCACCTTTTCGGCACCATCCACAGCAGCGACCCGCGGGTCGTCTCACTGCCCGCGCCCGTGAAACAGGCCTTCGACCGCTCCGGGAGCTTCACCATGGAGATGGTGACCGACGGATCGGCGCTCGTCGCCATGGCAGAGACGATGTTTCTCGGCGAAGGGCAGACCCTGCGGCAGATCACCGGCGACGCGCTCTACGGCGAGATCCGCGAGGCCCTCGCGGCCCGCGGACTGCCCGAGCAGGGGCTCGAGAAGCAGAAACCCTGGGTGGTCCTGATGACCCTGTCCGCCCCGCCGAACCGGGGCGGCATGTTCCTCGACCTGTCCCTTCAGCTCCAGGCCACCCTCGCGGGCAAGCCGGTGCACGGCCTGGAGAGCATGCAGGAACAGCTCGCCGTTTTCGACGAGCTGGCGACCGAGGACCAGGTCACCCTGCTGCGCGAGACCGTCAAGGCCCAACGGGAGGCCGAGGCCCAGCTCGAGGCGCTCACGCGGGCCTGGCTCGCCCGAGACCTGGGCCAGCTGATGGCGACCGTGGAGAAGTATCGGCCCGAGGATGCCCGCCTTTACAATACCCTCATGCAGCGCCTGCTCGACGACCGCAACCGCCGGATGGCCGAGCGCATGGAGGCGCGACTCGCCGAAGGAAACGCCTTCATCGCCGTGGGCGCCGCGCACCTTCCCGGCCCCGACGGGCTGCTCGCCCTCCTCGCCCGCCGGGGCTACCGGCTGACCGCCGTCTACTGA
- a CDS encoding MipA/OmpV family protein produces MAAVLPLYAEAAERPLWEIGAGAGVLSIPDYRGADERTTYLLPLPYLQYRGEYLRIDREGVQGLLFRTDRLRLKLSVAAAPPAKSGNGARDGMPDLDPAFEIGPALEVKLFENDARDTALTLNFPLRAVLVTDLSHVDGAGWVFSPYLQYETPVGRDWSLDVSFGPMLASEAYHDYYYEVAPEFATPQRRVYDADAGYSGSRVTVSLSKRFPRFWVGAFARYDNLSGATFADSPLVRTEHAFMAGVGVAWILAQSEATVESRR; encoded by the coding sequence ATGGCTGCCGTGCTCCCCCTTTACGCGGAAGCGGCCGAGCGTCCCCTGTGGGAGATCGGCGCCGGCGCCGGCGTGCTCAGTATTCCCGACTACCGGGGCGCGGACGAGCGCACGACCTACCTCCTGCCGCTTCCGTACCTGCAATACCGCGGCGAGTACTTGCGCATCGACCGGGAGGGGGTGCAGGGACTGCTGTTCCGCACGGATCGGCTTCGCCTGAAGCTCAGCGTCGCCGCCGCGCCGCCGGCGAAGAGCGGGAACGGCGCGCGCGACGGGATGCCGGACCTCGATCCCGCCTTCGAGATCGGTCCCGCGCTGGAGGTCAAGCTGTTCGAGAACGATGCCCGCGATACCGCGCTCACGCTGAACTTCCCGTTGCGCGCGGTGCTCGTGACGGACCTGAGCCACGTGGACGGCGCGGGCTGGGTATTCTCGCCGTATCTCCAATACGAGACGCCGGTCGGTCGGGACTGGTCGCTCGATGTCTCGTTCGGCCCCATGCTCGCGAGCGAGGCCTACCACGACTACTACTACGAGGTCGCGCCGGAGTTCGCCACGCCGCAGCGCCGGGTCTACGACGCCGACGCCGGCTACAGCGGCAGCCGCGTTACCGTTTCGCTCTCGAAGCGCTTCCCGCGTTTCTGGGTCGGGGCGTTCGCGAGGTATGATAATCTTTCAGGCGCGACGTTCGCCGACAGCCCGCTGGTTCGTACCGAACATGCGTTCATGGCGGGTGTCGGCGTGGCCTGGATCCTCGCCCAGTCGGAAGCCACCGTAGAATCACGACGCTGA
- the aroC gene encoding chorismate synthase, whose translation MSGNTIGRLYTVTSCGESHGPAYACIVDGCPPGMALSAADIQPELDRRKPGKSRHVTQRREADEVEILSGVFEGRTTGTPIGLLIRNTDQRSHDYSKIMDRFRPGHADYTYQQKYGLRDYRGGGRASARETTLRVAAGAIAKKYLRERYGVAIRGYLAQLGPIPLTLRDWDEVERNAFFCPDPSKVAELESYMDALRKEGNSVGARVNVVASNVPVGLGEPVYDRLDADIAFAMMSINAVKGVEIGAGFAAVAQKGTEHRDEITPEGFLSNHAGGILGGISTGQDVVVSIALKPTSSIRLPGRTIDTAGAPVEVVTTGRHDPCVGIRATPIAEAMLAIVLMDHVLRHRAQNLDVTSPTPAVPGRAPDSR comes from the coding sequence GTGTCCGGCAACACCATCGGCAGGCTCTACACGGTCACGAGCTGCGGCGAGAGCCACGGGCCGGCGTACGCCTGCATCGTCGACGGCTGTCCGCCCGGCATGGCGCTGTCCGCGGCCGACATCCAGCCCGAGCTCGACCGGCGCAAGCCCGGCAAATCGCGCCACGTCACGCAGCGGCGCGAGGCGGATGAGGTCGAGATCCTGTCCGGCGTATTCGAAGGCCGCACCACCGGGACACCGATAGGGCTCCTCATCCGGAACACCGACCAGCGCTCGCACGACTACTCGAAGATCATGGACCGGTTCCGCCCGGGCCACGCCGATTACACGTACCAGCAGAAGTACGGGCTGCGCGACTACCGCGGCGGCGGGCGGGCGTCCGCGCGCGAGACGACCTTGCGGGTCGCTGCCGGGGCGATCGCCAAGAAGTACCTGCGCGAGCGCTACGGCGTCGCGATCCGCGGCTACCTCGCCCAGCTCGGGCCGATTCCGCTCACGCTCAGGGACTGGGACGAAGTGGAGCGCAACGCGTTCTTCTGCCCGGACCCGTCGAAGGTGGCGGAGCTCGAGAGCTACATGGACGCGCTCCGCAAGGAAGGCAACTCCGTCGGCGCGCGCGTCAACGTGGTCGCCTCCAACGTGCCGGTCGGACTCGGCGAGCCGGTGTACGACCGCCTGGATGCCGATATCGCTTTCGCCATGATGAGCATCAACGCGGTCAAGGGCGTCGAGATCGGCGCCGGCTTCGCGGCCGTGGCGCAGAAGGGCACCGAGCACCGCGACGAGATCACGCCGGAAGGGTTTCTCAGCAATCACGCGGGCGGCATCCTCGGCGGCATCTCGACCGGACAGGATGTCGTCGTCTCGATCGCGCTGAAGCCCACCTCGAGCATCCGCCTGCCCGGGCGCACGATCGACACGGCGGGCGCGCCGGTCGAGGTGGTGACGACCGGCCGCCACGACCCCTGCGTCGGTATCCGCGCGACGCCCATCGCGGAGGCGATGCTCGCGATCGTCCTCATGGACCACGTGCTGCGCCACCGCGCGCAGAACCTCGACGTCACATCGCCCACGCCCGCCGTCCCCGGCCGCGCGCCGGATTCGCGCTGA